Sequence from the bacterium genome:
ATCTGTACAAGTTCCGGCAGGTCTGTCTCTTTTGCATATAGATTGAAACAGATCAAAAAGAAAATTATAAAAATAAAAGACCCTGATAAAAAACCGGCTCTTGCGAAAAATCTATTTTTTCTTATTCCACGTTCCATCTGCACTCTGTATCCATGTGCCTTTCGGGGAATTCTCCTGATACATACGGGCAAAAACCTGTTCAATTCCCTTCCTGGCAGACTCTGTTAATGATCCGTTTATCTCAATGATTCTTCCTACAATCACTTCTCTGTCTTCGTTCTCTTCCTCCACAATCTCTCTTACCAGATCCGATTCTTCAGGAGATGCGGCAGCCGCCTCTTTACGTACAAATAGAAATCCATGCACGTCCTCCCCTATAAAGCCCTTTTTTTTAAATTCCTCAACATCATCCCTGTTAAACTTCTGACGCTGAATAGCTTCCAGAACCCTCCGCTTTTCAGGAGACACAACAGACTGCCTGTGCCCTGCGCCTCTTGTGGACGCAATCATCCAT
This genomic interval carries:
- a CDS encoding DUF1318 domain-containing protein, encoding MKTIKSISALAVFMMLFFSCTIRAPELRVTGEKTTLEREVIGTYDRIKQDTWMIASTRGAGHRQSVVSPEKRRVLEAIQRQKFNRDDVEEFKKKGFIGEDVHGFLFVRKEAAAASPEESDLVREIVEEENEDREVIVGRIIEINGSLTESARKGIEQVFARMYQENSPKGTWIQSADGTWNKKK